Proteins co-encoded in one Gossypium arboreum isolate Shixiya-1 chromosome 11, ASM2569848v2, whole genome shotgun sequence genomic window:
- the LOC108478938 gene encoding germin-like protein subfamily 1 member 14 — translation MMKRLQLFIAAFAILAFNPLLASASDHIPLQDFCVAINDTNNVVFVNGKFCKDPKLANAEDFFYLGLNIPRNTSNSIGSTVTLVNVAQISGLNTLGISLARVDYAPYGGLNPPHTHPRATEILVVLEGTLYVGFVTSNKDNRLITKVLNPGDVFVFPVGLIHFQFNIGNTKSVAFAGLSSQNPRVIIIANAVFGSNPPINPDVLTKAFQFDKNIVTYLQSKFWWDNY, via the exons ATGATGAAACGACTTCAACTTTTCATTGCAGCTTTTGCCATCTTGGCCTTCAATCCCTTATTAGCCTCAGCTTCTGATCACATCCCCCTGCAAGATTTTTGTGTAGCAATCAATGACACCAACAATG TGGTGTTTGTAAATGGAAAGTTCTGCAAGGACCCAAAGCTTGCCAATGCAGAAGACTTCTTCTATTTAGGGCTTAATATCCCTAGAAACACCTCAAATTCGATTGGATCAACTGTGACTCTTGTCAATGTGGCACAAATATCGGGACTTAACACTCTCGGCATATCTCTAGCCCGAGTTGACTATGCTCCATATGGTGGCCTAAACCCTCCTCACACGCACCCTCGTGCAACAGAGATCCTTGTGGTTTTGGAAGGCACACTTTATGTCGGTTTCGTTACATCCAACAAAGATAACCGCCTCATCACCAAAGTCCTAAACCCTGGTGATGTGTTTGTTTTCCCTGTCGGTCTCATCCACTTCCAATTCAATATCGGGAATACCAAATCAGTTGCATTTGCTGGTCTCAGCAGCCAAAATCCAAGAGTTATCATAATTGCGAATGCAGTATTTGGCTCTAACC ctcccaTTAATCCTGATGTTCTCACTAAGGCCTTCCAGTTCGACAAGAATATTGTTACCTATCTCCAATCCAAATTTTGGTGGGACAACTACTAG